One genomic window of Leptospira johnsonii includes the following:
- a CDS encoding SpoIIE family protein phosphatase, which yields MSFRQKIFLILGASQLLLVLILAITFIQMIDRVKNEPQDKRALDRSLEFRKELKHKEEVIRLLLKEIERNQKTLSILENGLGNRGILQGNLEYIKGIMTQYGLSIFEIHDKTGHVYFRFHRPTDYGDDKSGQKIVQEALQGRIASTLEIGHSGLGLRVTAPLKNGGIMMVGQVVDDKFIQAITGSEDVHLAIYEKEKLISFSDSTISKYLGDRKPKDLTGISRFTLEGRHYYLTQVPYENQGLSNLKLDFVLLIDETELYESTRNLWLYCGLIALAVFGGILFASYRFSRDIIDAVKALNFAMQNPNEDESKIVDLNRSDELGEMAEVFIEMKKDLLDHQMFLEKKVEEKTKELQETLDDLRALKEKQDGDYYLTSLLLRPLATTKYESPNTKISGILRQKKTFVFRKKESDIGGDLVSISEITLYGKKYLSIMNSDAMGKSIQGAGGALVMGTVFKAIVTRTQLSRSNQKKTPEKWLKDCYTELQNVFVTFDGTMLVSALLCLMDEETGALYSINAEHPNMVLYRDAKAGFLDSDFPIRKLGFSENTTEPLVRVDKLEAGDKIFLGSDGRDDILLYDPNSSETVMNEDENLFLRFVELSGGNLEDLERLISAAGEISDDLSLLSISYKETEVPSSRTKSISEEYNRLLQIGIKEYKKGNTEKTKEVFAQALEIDDSDPALYKQMARICINAKEFVEGAKYSEAYLSKIPFDNEYIFYLSYCLRKTKDYWKSLEFAEKLRSREPENIRNLKHLVALYRLTGNRMKFRATMSVLKLILADSDPKANNSSEPALV from the coding sequence ATGAGCTTTAGACAAAAAATTTTTCTCATTCTGGGAGCTAGTCAGCTTCTTTTAGTACTTATTCTTGCGATCACATTTATCCAAATGATCGACCGAGTAAAAAACGAACCCCAGGATAAAAGGGCATTAGACCGCTCTCTGGAGTTCAGGAAGGAACTCAAACATAAGGAAGAAGTCATCCGACTTCTTCTGAAAGAAATAGAAAGAAACCAAAAGACTCTTTCTATTTTAGAAAACGGTTTGGGGAACCGAGGTATCCTACAAGGCAACCTGGAATATATCAAAGGGATCATGACTCAGTACGGTCTTTCGATCTTCGAGATCCATGATAAGACAGGGCATGTTTATTTTAGATTCCATAGACCTACCGACTACGGAGACGATAAGTCAGGGCAAAAGATAGTGCAAGAAGCTCTTCAAGGCAGGATCGCTTCTACTCTAGAGATAGGACATAGCGGTCTTGGTCTTAGGGTCACTGCCCCTCTTAAGAACGGCGGGATCATGATGGTGGGTCAGGTGGTAGACGATAAGTTTATCCAGGCAATCACGGGTTCGGAAGACGTTCACCTTGCTATCTACGAAAAAGAAAAACTGATCTCCTTTTCGGATAGCACCATCTCCAAATATTTAGGGGATAGAAAACCGAAGGACCTTACGGGAATTTCCAGATTCACTTTGGAAGGAAGGCATTATTATCTGACTCAAGTCCCTTACGAAAACCAAGGATTAAGTAATCTTAAATTAGATTTCGTTCTTTTGATAGATGAGACCGAGTTATATGAATCCACTCGAAACCTTTGGTTATATTGTGGATTGATCGCTCTTGCGGTTTTCGGCGGCATTTTATTCGCATCTTATAGATTCTCGAGAGATATCATAGACGCTGTGAAGGCTCTGAACTTCGCAATGCAGAACCCAAATGAGGACGAATCCAAAATTGTGGACTTAAATCGTTCCGACGAACTGGGAGAAATGGCAGAAGTATTCATAGAAATGAAGAAGGACCTTTTGGACCACCAAATGTTCCTAGAAAAGAAAGTCGAAGAGAAGACTAAAGAATTACAGGAAACACTGGACGATCTCCGCGCCTTGAAGGAAAAACAGGACGGGGATTATTATCTAACTTCCCTACTTCTCCGTCCTCTTGCTACCACTAAGTATGAAAGTCCAAATACTAAGATCAGCGGTATATTAAGACAAAAGAAAACTTTCGTTTTCAGAAAGAAGGAATCGGATATCGGCGGGGACCTAGTTTCTATCAGCGAAATCACATTGTACGGTAAAAAATACCTAAGCATCATGAACTCGGACGCAATGGGTAAATCTATCCAAGGCGCGGGGGGTGCACTCGTAATGGGAACGGTATTCAAGGCAATTGTAACAAGGACCCAACTTTCCAGGAGCAACCAAAAGAAAACTCCTGAAAAATGGCTCAAGGATTGTTACACTGAATTACAAAACGTATTTGTTACCTTCGACGGTACGATGTTAGTTTCAGCGTTACTCTGTCTGATGGACGAAGAAACAGGAGCGTTATATTCTATTAATGCAGAACATCCTAATATGGTATTGTACAGGGATGCAAAAGCTGGCTTCTTGGATTCAGACTTCCCTATTCGTAAACTTGGCTTCTCCGAAAACACGACAGAACCATTAGTGAGAGTGGATAAACTGGAAGCAGGAGACAAGATCTTCTTAGGATCCGATGGAAGAGACGATATTCTTCTTTATGATCCTAATTCTTCAGAGACTGTGATGAACGAGGACGAAAATTTATTCTTAAGATTCGTAGAGCTTTCCGGAGGGAATCTTGAAGATCTAGAAAGATTGATCAGCGCTGCCGGAGAAATTTCCGACGACTTAAGTCTTTTAAGTATAAGTTATAAAGAAACAGAAGTCCCTTCTTCCCGTACAAAATCGATTTCGGAAGAATATAACAGACTCCTACAGATCGGGATCAAAGAATACAAAAAAGGAAATACAGAAAAGACTAAGGAAGTTTTTGCACAAGCCTTGGAGATAGACGATTCGGATCCTGCTCTTTATAAACAAATGGCAAGGATCTGCATCAATGCGAAAGAATTCGTAGAAGGCGCAAAATATTCGGAAGCATATCTTTCCAAGATCCCATTCGACAACGAGTATATCTTCTATCTTTCCTATTGCCTCAGAAAGACCAAGGATTACTGGAAGTCTTTAGAATTCGCGGAAAAGCTCAGATCGAGAGAGCCTGAAAATATTAGAAATCTAAAACATTTAGTGGCTTTATACAGACTTACCGGAAATCGAATGAAGTTCAGGGCTACTATGTCCGTTCTGAAATTGATCCTGGCGGACTCGGATCCTAAGGCAAATAATTCTTCGGAACCCGCATTGGTTTGA